ataaaaaagctaatGGATATTGGTCAGAAGTGGGCCACGTGGTAAAAGCATGCCATGTGTCATGCCATGTGgcaatcggaaaaaaaaaaaaaatgaagcaccACGCGGCAACCATGTGAAGGCAGGCCACTAACGAGTTTAAGCCACATGTTATGCCATGTGCCAATTGTAGAAGTAAAGTGAATGTCACGTGCCGAGCACCGAAGTGAACATTCTTTCTGTTCTGGTTTAGACTATATATAACAGCTGTatgtcaaaaatatatattctatcACAATGACTTTTTTTAAGCCATTTAAACACAATGAAACCaactttttaaaacattttgaagaaaaaaggtTCATATATTCAACTCAAAACCTAGCTTTGACTTTCAATTAAGAAACTAGCGGTATGCCGTGTGGATCTTGTATATCAAGTTATTTCTAAATGCACATGCATTACAGGCAAAGtttctaatatatatttaatttcgtCTACTTAGAAATGCTGCTCTTCACAAACTGATTTAAGCATTTAAGAATGCCTTGTTTTACAGCGTAATGCATTCAAAccttgaaaattctttttcttcagcattTGTTTATAGAATTTCTTTGTATTGTGCATTAGTTTCTAACAAAGCTGTTtcacttaatttttaaatgccaaTTTTGCTGCACGTAAACATATTTCCTACTCGAGTAATTAGGGTcattttgaaagggaaaaaatagaaagagaagtGGCTTAAAAAACTAGGGAACACCACTTCGTTTCGTGTTCTAGTACACGTAATACACATATACACATACAAATGAAGTAGACAATGAAAAGGTCTATGTAGGTAAATGCTCACtttaaattgtttaggcactaCCGTGATACTGGCTTTGCTCATATCAATTCCCACTAATTTCATTGAACCAGAGGAATATTCAGTAATCTGGCGAGCACATCCAGGCCATTCAAACCATCTAAGCCCCTTAGGAAGACATAAAGGACCTTGGAAAGAATCTTGCAGGTTAGGCAAGATGAGCAATCTCAACCTTCTCATTTTTGTAAAAGCATCAGGATGGATACACATCTCTGTCCACTCAGGTAGCGTCAACACTATGGCTTTTACAGCACAATCTTCCTGCATATGCAAGATTATTTAGGTTATAcatatttttagtaattaaagtCGAAGAAAAGGAGCACAACTTTGATTGTAATCATAATTCTTACCTTGTCATTGGACAGAACCTCGTCAACATCATCATACAACCATAGTCTGCTGCGTCTTCCAGGATCATCGCGACACTCTTGGTTCACAATATCCTTACCCATCAATTGAATTAAGTCATGCATTTCTAGGATGTCCAACTCAATTCTTATCAAGGACCTCTTAACAAGAATTTCAAATCCTGCAGTTGTCTCAAGATCGCAACTTTCAAGAACTTTCTTTGTATACTCCCTTTTCCACCCCCTAAAGAAGCAGGAAATGTGGAGAaagatttctttctcattttcatctAGTCCCTCATAACTAATTTTGAGCACGTTATTAATGCTTTTGTTAGGACTCCTAGAAAATTTCATTAGTGTACTTTCCCATACATCTTCTGTTTCACCACATAATAAGGAACCCAACACctcaagtgctaaaggaagACCTTTAGCATAATTCAGAGCCCCATTTACTAGATCTATTCTGATTTGGTGCACCTGAGAAGCATGCTTACTAAGCAGCTTGCAAGCTTGACTGTCATCTAGTGCTTCAACTTCATACACATGATCTTGATATATCCCTTGACAAGTTAGCAAATGTCTGTCTCTTGTAGTAATAATGATCCTACTCCCATTACCAAACCACTTGCCTTCTCCTACTAAAGCATTTAACTGGTGCAGGTCATCCACATCATGAAGGATTAGGAGAACTTTCTTGCGACCAAGTCTGCGTTGTATTATATTAATACCTTTATCAACAGTGGACACTTCTAATCTTTGCTGCAGTAATAATGtatcttttaataatatttcttgCAAAGTCACTAGATCCTTGCAACCTTTTGAAGTTTCTCGAACATTTGCCAGAAAACATGAACCCTCAAATTGTGTAAAAGAAGAATTGTATAGGGCTTTCGCCAAGGTTGTCTTCCCTATACCTCCTTGTCCCCACAATCCCACCATCACAACATCATCATTAGATTCAAGGTTTAACATTGATTTTAGCATAACCACTCGAGATTCTATCCCAACCGGGTGCTTAGCAACATGCAAAGGCATTCGGTCAAGATGATTGGAGATCCATTTCACAATTTCTTGTATATGCTTCGACTCATCTctaacaaaa
Above is a window of Eucalyptus grandis isolate ANBG69807.140 chromosome 9, ASM1654582v1, whole genome shotgun sequence DNA encoding:
- the LOC120288272 gene encoding disease resistance protein RUN1-like isoform X2; this encodes MASSLKPKKIYDVFLSFRGVELRHNFVGHLYQALIQSGIHTFRDSKELKKGDQISPMLMEAIEESHIAVIIFSEDYASSNWCLEEVVKIMECKEQRNLTVLPVFYKVEPREVRKGRMSYQKALNKHKSKFGEDSEKVKRWKKALFNAGSLSGWPLNDEDESKHIQEIVKWISNHLDRMPLHVAKHPVGIESRVVMLKSMLNLESNDDVVMVGLWGQGGIGKTTLAKALYNSSFTQFEGSCFLANVRETSKGCKDLVTLQEILLKDTLLLQQRLEVSTVDKGINIIQRRLGRKKVLLILHDVDDLHQLNALVGEGKWFGNGSRIIITTRDRHLLTCQGIYQDHVYEVEALDDSQACKLLSKHASQVHQIRIDLVNGALNYAKGLPLALEVLGSLLCGETEDVWESTLMKFSRSPNKSINNVLKISYEGLDENEKEIFLHISCFFRGWKREYTKKVLESCDLETTAGFEILVKRSLIRIELDILEMHDLIQLMGKDIVNQECRDDPGRRSRLWLYDDVDEVLSNDKEDCAVKAIVLTLPEWTEMCIHPDAFTKMRRLRLLILPNLQDSFQGPLCLPKGLRWFEWPGCARQITEYSSGSMKLVGIDMSKASITVVPKQFKDFQQLKFINFSYCKSLIRIPDLSWTPHLEALVLSDCKNMVEAHESIAFLEKLQESGKSSV